The following are encoded together in the Pseudidiomarina andamanensis genome:
- the ygfZ gene encoding tRNA-modifying protein YgfZ, with amino-acid sequence MLDTEFTKAQPEYVTVSLTDYGVIRLTGPQTDEFLQGQLSCDMKQLSDRGWLFAAHCDNKGKAMSTLFVTRFADSVLLLSHKDAIAASLAQLQKFGVFSKTDIVDASEQLSLFGVFGTAAPARLAEWLEQPLNVADEQAVTAFSDGVALTLGSQPDQYLLVTERDNFPTNSSMDAWNALEIERGRPTLVSGTILEYVPQMLNVQALHGISFTKGCYIGQETIARMKYLGKQKRALFRLVGQGQSVSAGATLEQQLGDNWRRAGTVINAVSRADNQLDLLAVLPSDIEADTKLRVKDDDASLLEIYPLPYNLDES; translated from the coding sequence GTGTTAGATACAGAGTTTACCAAAGCTCAGCCTGAATACGTAACGGTTTCATTAACAGATTACGGCGTTATTCGTCTGACCGGTCCACAAACCGATGAGTTTTTACAGGGGCAGTTATCCTGTGACATGAAGCAACTCAGTGACCGTGGCTGGTTGTTTGCCGCACACTGTGACAACAAAGGTAAGGCGATGAGTACGCTATTCGTCACTCGCTTTGCTGACAGTGTGTTATTGCTGAGTCATAAAGACGCCATTGCCGCTAGTCTGGCCCAGTTACAAAAGTTCGGTGTATTTAGCAAAACAGATATCGTCGATGCTTCCGAGCAATTATCACTTTTTGGTGTCTTCGGTACAGCGGCACCAGCGCGTTTAGCGGAATGGCTTGAACAACCGTTGAACGTTGCCGACGAGCAAGCCGTAACGGCTTTTTCAGATGGCGTCGCATTGACCTTAGGTAGCCAGCCAGATCAATACCTTTTGGTAACCGAACGTGATAACTTTCCTACAAATTCTTCAATGGATGCTTGGAATGCACTTGAAATTGAACGTGGTCGACCGACCCTAGTTTCAGGTACAATATTGGAGTATGTGCCCCAAATGCTGAACGTACAGGCGTTGCATGGTATTAGTTTTACCAAGGGGTGTTATATCGGCCAAGAGACCATCGCTCGGATGAAATATTTGGGCAAGCAGAAGCGAGCACTGTTTCGTTTAGTTGGCCAAGGGCAATCGGTTTCAGCCGGTGCCACGCTGGAACAGCAACTTGGTGACAATTGGCGACGTGCCGGTACGGTAATTAATGCAGTGAGCCGTGCTGACAATCAACTTGATCTCTTAGCGGTACTGCCAAGCGATATTGAGGCAGATACTAAGCTGAGAGTGAAAGATGATGACGCGAGTCTTTTGGAAATTTACCCACTGCCTTATAACTTGGATGAATCATGA
- a CDS encoding FAD assembly factor SdhE, with the protein MEKLQQNADTLKDKNRLRWACRRGMLELDVLFMPFVEEAYDDLDAKQQDAFRRLLTCDDPDLFAWFMGHQKCEDEELAAMVAYILGRVKV; encoded by the coding sequence ATGGAAAAGTTGCAACAAAATGCCGACACATTGAAAGATAAAAATCGCCTTCGTTGGGCATGCCGTCGTGGCATGTTAGAACTCGATGTTTTATTTATGCCATTCGTTGAAGAAGCATACGATGATCTTGATGCGAAACAGCAAGATGCTTTTCGACGCTTATTAACTTGTGATGACCCAGATTTGTTCGCGTGGTTTATGGGGCATCAAAAGTGCGAAGATGAAGAACTGGCGGCCATGGTGGCTTATATACTCGGCCGCGTTAAAGTATAA
- a CDS encoding YgfX family protein has protein sequence MLWQLTVRPWAWLRFPSHVWGVNNDTGVWVQLDDLDQKCWHLQPLSWVTPWGALLILHHPNTARRWLWLPRSWLGDAQYRRLARFLLRWRQYGRLRLSQ, from the coding sequence ATGCTTTGGCAACTGACAGTTCGGCCGTGGGCATGGCTACGGTTTCCATCTCATGTCTGGGGCGTGAATAACGACACGGGTGTTTGGGTGCAACTAGACGACTTAGACCAAAAGTGTTGGCACTTGCAGCCGTTATCGTGGGTTACGCCGTGGGGCGCCTTATTAATTTTGCACCATCCGAACACTGCGCGGCGTTGGTTATGGTTACCGCGCAGTTGGCTTGGCGATGCGCAATATCGACGCCTAGCTCGATTTTTGTTGCGTTGGCGTCAATACGGTCGGCTTCGCCTCAGCCAGTAA
- the nadB gene encoding L-aspartate oxidase, with protein sequence MEQMSHYQCDVLIIGSGAAGLTLALQLADHAQVTVLSKGPLTEGSTYYAQGGIAAVFDENDSIESHVEDTLVAGAGLCDIDAVKFTTSHAKESLQWLIDIGVGFDRVDDGQFHLNQEGGHSHRRILHAADATGRAVQTTLVEQTKQHPNITILERVNAVDLITHKHVGGEQRCYGAYILNRVNQRVETIAARFVALCTGGASKVYQYTSNPDVASGDGIAMAWRAGCQVANMEFNQFHPTCLFHPNAQSFLLTEALRGEGAVLRRPDGSRFMPEFHPAAELAPRDVVARAIDYEMKRLGADCMFLDISHKPKAFIQEHFPNIYDKCLSLGIDISKQPMPVVPAAHYTCGGVKTDLNARTAVSNLYAIGEVAYTGLHGANRMASNSLLECLVFARAAATNIIEQLQQVKLRTDLPAWDESQVNDSDEEVIIQHNWHELRLFMWDYVGIVRTNKRLQRALRRIELLQQEIHEYYSHFKVSNNLLELRNLVQVAELIVRSAMARHESRGLHYNLDYPDLLAEAKPTVLTPTQQKSS encoded by the coding sequence ATGGAACAAATGTCACATTATCAATGCGATGTACTCATTATTGGTAGCGGCGCTGCTGGTTTAACACTAGCTTTACAACTAGCTGACCACGCCCAAGTTACGGTTCTTTCTAAAGGGCCGTTAACTGAAGGCTCAACCTACTACGCACAAGGCGGTATCGCTGCTGTATTCGATGAGAATGATAGCATTGAAAGCCACGTTGAAGACACTTTAGTTGCCGGTGCCGGATTATGTGACATTGATGCGGTAAAGTTTACCACAAGTCATGCCAAAGAAAGCTTACAATGGCTTATTGATATCGGGGTTGGCTTTGATCGTGTTGATGATGGTCAGTTTCACTTAAATCAAGAAGGTGGTCATAGCCATCGCCGTATTCTCCATGCAGCAGATGCGACTGGTCGCGCGGTGCAAACGACATTAGTTGAACAAACGAAACAACATCCGAACATTACAATTCTAGAACGCGTCAACGCAGTTGATTTGATTACGCATAAACATGTTGGTGGTGAACAGCGTTGTTACGGCGCGTATATATTGAATCGTGTGAATCAACGTGTTGAAACAATTGCGGCGCGATTTGTCGCTTTATGTACCGGTGGCGCCAGCAAAGTTTATCAGTATACGAGTAATCCAGATGTCGCCAGTGGCGACGGTATTGCCATGGCGTGGCGTGCTGGATGTCAAGTTGCCAACATGGAATTTAATCAGTTTCACCCAACCTGCTTATTTCATCCCAACGCCCAATCGTTTTTGTTAACCGAAGCGTTACGTGGCGAAGGAGCCGTGTTACGTCGGCCTGACGGCAGTCGCTTTATGCCTGAATTTCACCCAGCAGCAGAACTAGCGCCGCGCGATGTAGTGGCTAGAGCTATTGACTATGAAATGAAGCGTCTCGGTGCTGATTGTATGTTCTTAGATATCTCGCATAAGCCAAAAGCGTTTATCCAAGAGCATTTTCCGAACATTTATGACAAATGCTTAAGTTTAGGTATTGATATCAGCAAACAACCGATGCCGGTTGTACCTGCCGCCCACTACACTTGCGGTGGTGTAAAAACAGATTTAAACGCGCGAACGGCGGTCAGTAATTTGTACGCCATCGGCGAAGTTGCCTATACCGGTTTGCACGGCGCCAACCGTATGGCGAGCAACTCACTGCTCGAATGTCTGGTGTTTGCCCGAGCGGCAGCAACCAACATCATCGAACAATTACAGCAGGTTAAGTTACGTACCGACCTCCCCGCTTGGGACGAAAGCCAAGTGAATGACTCTGATGAAGAGGTCATCATTCAACATAACTGGCACGAGTTGCGTTTATTTATGTGGGACTATGTCGGTATTGTACGAACCAACAAGCGGCTACAGCGCGCATTACGACGCATCGAATTATTGCAGCAAGAAATTCACGAATATTACAGTCACTTCAAAGTCAGTAATAATTTATTGGAGTTGCGTAATTTGGTGCAAGTTGCTGAATTAATTGTACGCAGTGCCATGGCGCGACATGAGAGTCGCGGTTTACATTACAACCTCGACTACCCTGATTTACTGGCTGAGGCGAAGCCGACCGTATTGACGCCAACGCAACAAAAATCGAGCTAG
- the rpoE gene encoding RNA polymerase sigma factor RpoE, which produces MSEQETDKALVERVQQGDQRAFDLLVKKYQHKVMSLISRYVKQQADVPDVAQETFVKAYRALANFRGDSAFYTWLYRIAVNTAKNYLVAQGRKPPANDVDADEAEFYEGSGALKDSASPESMLLTDEIRDVVMRTIDDLPEDLRRAITLREIEGLGYEEIAIEMDCPIGTVRSRIFRAREAIDQQLRPLLER; this is translated from the coding sequence ATGAGCGAACAAGAAACAGATAAAGCCCTGGTAGAACGAGTACAACAGGGCGACCAAAGAGCCTTTGATTTGTTGGTAAAAAAATATCAGCACAAAGTGATGAGTCTGATATCACGCTATGTCAAACAACAGGCCGATGTGCCCGACGTAGCCCAAGAAACATTTGTGAAAGCCTATCGAGCCTTAGCTAATTTTCGTGGCGATAGCGCGTTTTATACTTGGTTGTATCGCATTGCGGTAAACACGGCTAAAAATTATTTGGTGGCACAAGGGCGCAAACCGCCAGCCAATGACGTTGATGCCGATGAAGCTGAGTTTTATGAGGGAAGCGGTGCGCTGAAAGACAGCGCTTCTCCAGAAAGTATGTTGTTAACCGATGAGATTCGTGACGTCGTAATGCGAACCATCGATGATTTACCGGAAGATTTGCGTCGTGCTATAACACTGCGTGAAATTGAAGGTTTAGGTTATGAAGAGATAGCCATCGAAATGGATTGTCCTATTGGCACCGTGCGTTCACGAATATTCCGAGCGCGTGAGGCGATAGATCAACAATTACGGCCGTTATTAGAGCGCTAA
- a CDS encoding sigma-E factor negative regulatory protein — MSDRCKQNASALLDNHFSDSGADAERPFNAEISALLDDEQAQAVWQRYALVGHLMRGDAQTNHQIDISARVAAQLSQESVVVQPSVQQGGAMARAASRWLKPAGSIAIAASVALVAVVSVQQPVIDVEQATPSVTSPALITNPFGGRNPVSYNTVIETQAPSEAEIAQQRQLLQSYMLDHQRQLQLSLQADKEQQQQESSTVEKLNEQND; from the coding sequence ATGTCTGATCGTTGCAAACAAAATGCCTCAGCACTACTTGATAATCACTTCAGTGATTCAGGTGCTGATGCTGAACGTCCATTTAATGCTGAAATTTCAGCGTTGTTGGACGATGAACAGGCACAGGCTGTATGGCAACGCTATGCGTTAGTCGGGCACCTGATGCGTGGTGATGCGCAAACGAATCATCAAATTGATATTAGTGCTCGCGTCGCGGCGCAACTATCGCAAGAATCGGTGGTGGTACAGCCTTCGGTGCAGCAAGGTGGCGCCATGGCGCGTGCGGCGAGTCGTTGGCTTAAGCCTGCCGGTAGTATTGCTATTGCTGCGAGTGTTGCGTTAGTTGCTGTCGTTTCCGTTCAACAGCCAGTGATTGACGTTGAACAGGCAACACCAAGCGTCACTTCGCCAGCGCTCATTACGAATCCTTTTGGTGGCCGTAACCCGGTTAGTTACAATACGGTGATTGAAACACAAGCACCATCAGAGGCAGAAATTGCTCAACAACGCCAGTTGTTGCAGTCGTATATGTTAGATCATCAGCGTCAATTGCAGCTGTCATTGCAAGCAGACAAAGAACAGCAGCAACAAGAATCATCAACCGTTGAGAAGTTAAACGAACAGAATGACTAA
- a CDS encoding MucB/RseB C-terminal domain-containing protein — translation MTKYVVAIALWLVAIAPLGANAQQEVTAERAANMGQIWFDRMARSLRDLNFEATLVQSQGQRIQPLVWFHGNYDHTTDLELLIYLNGADMRALRVGDQTYYYSQAGGSYTLQSDVTVGLIPPAFYKPFSNINQHYQVIASGGMRVTGRPAQYLRLISRDDNRYHYDLWLDRDSGMLLKLQMMTPQGEVLEQLQLTSISFSDQIPEQLTEVSAIQRPPKLYDTQQLAELRFPLRPNWLPGGFDLRRSHHRQLYDTQLPTDYFLFSDGLTEVSIYVSDQRAQKLPSLAYQGPESLVNTFVEGYAVTVVGKLPADTLRRIAENMVVSTQDMQQ, via the coding sequence ATGACTAAATATGTCGTTGCGATTGCACTTTGGTTGGTTGCAATCGCCCCCCTCGGTGCCAATGCACAGCAAGAAGTGACTGCAGAACGCGCCGCCAATATGGGCCAAATATGGTTTGACCGCATGGCCCGTTCTTTGCGTGACCTTAATTTTGAAGCGACCTTGGTTCAAAGCCAAGGGCAGCGGATACAACCATTAGTTTGGTTTCATGGCAATTATGATCACACCACCGACCTTGAGTTATTAATTTATCTTAACGGTGCTGACATGCGTGCGTTACGCGTGGGTGATCAAACATATTATTATTCTCAAGCAGGCGGTTCCTACACGCTTCAATCTGATGTTACGGTTGGATTAATTCCCCCTGCGTTCTACAAGCCATTTTCGAATATTAATCAGCATTATCAAGTGATTGCTAGCGGTGGTATGCGAGTCACGGGGCGTCCCGCCCAGTATTTGCGGCTAATTAGTCGCGATGACAATCGTTACCATTATGACCTGTGGCTGGATCGTGACTCGGGAATGCTGTTGAAGCTGCAAATGATGACCCCACAAGGTGAGGTTCTCGAACAGTTACAATTAACGTCGATTAGTTTTTCCGACCAAATACCAGAGCAACTCACTGAAGTAAGCGCCATTCAACGTCCGCCGAAGCTTTATGATACTCAGCAACTGGCTGAACTGCGCTTCCCGCTGCGCCCGAATTGGTTACCCGGTGGCTTTGATTTGCGTCGTTCACATCATCGTCAGCTCTATGATACGCAATTGCCAACTGATTATTTTCTATTCAGCGATGGACTTACTGAAGTATCAATTTATGTCAGTGATCAACGCGCTCAAAAATTACCGAGCTTGGCTTACCAAGGCCCTGAATCGCTGGTGAACACCTTTGTTGAAGGGTACGCCGTAACTGTGGTTGGAAAACTACCTGCGGATACGTTACGTCGTATTGCCGAGAATATGGTGGTTTCAACTCAGGATATGCAGCAGTGA
- a CDS encoding SoxR reducing system RseC family protein, whose protein sequence is MIRELAEVIAVESDFLLVSTELKTGCTGCAQQNTCGAGVISKAFSDRRAEFRVHKPEGQFSPGQQIELLLPEQALTRYSLAVYLLPILVLLLIAIATGQLLLWSEGWVILSAFSGFAFSFYLLRHWLQQRDIQVAQLLSVQQID, encoded by the coding sequence GTGATTCGTGAACTTGCCGAAGTTATTGCCGTAGAAAGCGATTTTTTATTGGTTTCGACCGAATTAAAAACCGGTTGTACTGGCTGTGCACAACAAAATACCTGTGGCGCCGGCGTCATCTCAAAGGCGTTTTCTGATCGTCGTGCTGAATTTCGTGTCCACAAGCCAGAAGGGCAGTTTAGTCCTGGTCAACAAATTGAGTTATTGCTCCCGGAACAAGCGCTTACACGCTACTCGCTAGCGGTTTACCTACTCCCGATTCTAGTCTTATTGCTGATCGCTATTGCGACAGGTCAGCTGTTGTTGTGGTCAGAAGGGTGGGTGATTCTTAGTGCGTTTAGTGGCTTTGCGTTCAGCTTCTACCTGTTACGACATTGGTTACAGCAACGTGATATTCAGGTTGCACAACTGTTGAGCGTGCAACAAATCGATTAA
- the lepA gene encoding translation elongation factor 4 has product MPEKAFKQANIRNFSIIAHIDHGKSTLSDRLIQHCGGLTDREMAEQVLDSMDLERERGITIKAQSVTLHYTAQDGETYQLNFIDTPGHVDFSYEVSRSLAGCEGALLVVDAAQGVEAQTLANCYTAIEMDLEVVPVLNKIDLPQADPMRVAEEIEDIVGIQAIDAVQCSAKTGIGIDEVLERIVKQIPPPQGDPEEPLQALIIDSWFDNYQGVVSLVRVKNGVLRAGDKMKVMSTGQTHQIDKVGFFSPKATETGILRCGEVGFVIAGIKEIHGAPVGDTLTLAKQPAPQPLPGFKKVKPQVYAGMFPISSDDYENFRDALSKLSLNDASLFYEPENSAALGFGFRVGFLGMLHMEIIQERLEREYDIDLITTAPTVVYKVITKDGKEHKVDNPANLPAVNDIETIYEPIVEANILVPQEYLGNVITLCVDKRGVQTKMAYHGNQVAVTYELPMAEVVMDFFDRLKSTSRGYASLDYNFKRFQEADMVRVDVLINGDKVDALAMITHRNNSQGRGRELVDKMRELIPRQMFDIAIQATIGTQVIARATVKQLRKNVTAKCYGGDVSRKKKLLQKQKEGKKRMKQLGNVEVPQEAFLAVLKVGK; this is encoded by the coding sequence ATGCCAGAGAAGGCGTTTAAGCAAGCAAATATTCGCAATTTTTCAATTATTGCGCACATCGACCATGGTAAGTCGACTCTTTCTGATCGTTTGATACAGCATTGTGGCGGTTTAACTGACCGTGAAATGGCTGAACAAGTACTTGATTCAATGGATCTTGAGCGCGAACGCGGTATTACCATTAAAGCGCAGAGCGTGACCTTGCATTACACCGCACAAGACGGCGAAACCTATCAACTGAACTTTATCGATACGCCAGGACACGTTGACTTCTCATACGAAGTTTCACGTAGTTTAGCAGGCTGTGAGGGTGCCTTGTTGGTGGTTGATGCAGCGCAAGGCGTTGAGGCTCAGACCTTGGCGAACTGCTATACAGCTATTGAAATGGACCTCGAAGTAGTGCCGGTGTTAAACAAAATCGATTTGCCGCAGGCTGATCCAATGCGTGTGGCTGAAGAGATTGAAGACATTGTCGGTATTCAAGCGATTGATGCGGTGCAGTGTTCTGCCAAAACGGGCATCGGAATTGATGAAGTTTTAGAACGTATTGTGAAACAAATTCCACCACCGCAAGGTGATCCAGAAGAACCATTACAAGCGTTAATCATCGATTCTTGGTTTGATAATTACCAAGGCGTGGTGAGTTTAGTACGTGTTAAAAATGGTGTGTTACGTGCTGGTGACAAAATGAAAGTGATGTCGACCGGGCAGACGCATCAGATTGATAAAGTTGGTTTCTTTTCACCAAAAGCAACAGAAACCGGCATTTTGCGTTGTGGTGAAGTAGGGTTTGTCATTGCCGGTATTAAAGAAATTCACGGTGCGCCAGTAGGGGATACCCTGACTTTGGCGAAACAACCAGCGCCGCAACCGCTACCGGGCTTTAAAAAAGTAAAACCGCAGGTTTATGCGGGCATGTTCCCAATTTCGTCAGACGATTATGAAAACTTCCGTGATGCGTTGTCGAAACTCTCATTGAATGATGCCTCTTTGTTCTATGAACCAGAAAATTCGGCAGCGCTCGGTTTTGGTTTCCGCGTGGGCTTTTTGGGTATGCTCCATATGGAGATTATCCAGGAGCGCCTAGAACGTGAATATGATATCGATTTGATTACCACCGCACCAACGGTGGTGTATAAAGTAATTACCAAAGACGGCAAAGAACATAAGGTGGATAACCCTGCCAATTTGCCGGCAGTAAACGATATTGAAACCATTTACGAGCCGATTGTTGAAGCAAACATTCTCGTTCCACAAGAATATCTTGGTAACGTCATTACGCTATGTGTCGATAAGCGTGGTGTACAAACGAAAATGGCTTATCACGGCAATCAAGTTGCAGTGACCTACGAGCTACCAATGGCTGAAGTGGTCATGGATTTCTTTGACCGATTAAAGTCAACGAGTCGCGGTTATGCGTCGCTTGATTATAACTTTAAACGCTTCCAAGAAGCGGACATGGTTCGTGTTGACGTGTTAATTAACGGTGACAAGGTAGACGCCTTGGCGATGATTACTCACCGTAATAATTCACAAGGCCGTGGTCGCGAATTGGTTGATAAAATGCGAGAGTTAATTCCACGACAAATGTTCGATATCGCTATTCAAGCGACTATTGGTACGCAAGTTATTGCACGTGCTACGGTGAAGCAATTGCGTAAAAACGTGACCGCTAAGTGTTACGGTGGTGACGTGAGTCGTAAGAAAAAACTGTTACAAAAACAAAAAGAAGGTAAGAAGCGAATGAAGCAACTTGGTAACGTGGAAGTACCGCAAGAAGCGTTTCTTGCCGTACTCAAAGTTGGCAAGTAA
- the lepB gene encoding signal peptidase I: protein MANFYSIVLTLVTIVAGLIWLYDAKMKKPARLAAIAKVEEQTNKTLDDEERERVAPQGRVAEFAQSVFPILFIILIVRSFFYEPFRIPSASMMPTMLAGDFVLVQKYSYGVRDPLFRTEILETGKPNRGDIAVFKFPVNPQVDFIKRIVATPGDRIIYRNKTLYLEPACVDSSAECPQLQVIERNVQQQDEVYFSRTTPLQRYSEQLGDVEHEILIDPTVAPRTAYYFQQAGTAADEWIVPEGHYFAMGDNRDNSEDSRYWGFVPYENLVGKATFIWMSLEFDRGPESWVPEWLPSWVPSGVRWHRLGSVE from the coding sequence ATGGCTAACTTTTATTCGATTGTGCTAACGCTGGTGACCATCGTCGCGGGTTTAATTTGGCTGTATGATGCCAAAATGAAGAAGCCTGCGCGTTTGGCAGCTATCGCTAAAGTAGAAGAACAAACCAACAAAACTTTGGATGATGAAGAACGTGAACGCGTTGCGCCGCAGGGACGTGTGGCGGAATTTGCACAAAGCGTTTTTCCAATTTTGTTTATCATTTTAATTGTTCGTTCATTTTTCTATGAGCCATTTCGAATTCCATCAGCATCGATGATGCCAACCATGTTGGCTGGCGATTTTGTGTTGGTGCAAAAGTATAGTTATGGTGTTCGTGATCCATTATTTCGTACAGAAATTCTGGAAACTGGAAAACCAAACCGTGGCGATATTGCGGTGTTCAAATTTCCGGTAAACCCACAAGTTGATTTCATTAAACGCATTGTGGCAACACCAGGCGATCGCATCATCTATCGTAACAAGACTTTGTATTTGGAGCCGGCATGCGTTGATAGCTCTGCAGAATGCCCGCAGTTGCAAGTGATTGAACGCAATGTGCAACAACAAGACGAAGTTTATTTTAGTCGCACGACACCACTGCAGCGTTATTCGGAGCAACTTGGTGACGTTGAGCATGAAATACTTATCGATCCGACTGTGGCGCCGCGTACCGCTTATTACTTTCAACAAGCTGGCACTGCCGCTGATGAATGGATAGTGCCAGAAGGTCATTATTTTGCGATGGGCGATAATCGCGATAACTCTGAAGATAGTCGCTATTGGGGCTTTGTTCCGTATGAGAACTTAGTTGGCAAAGCCACGTTTATTTGGATGAGTTTGGAATTTGATCGCGGCCCAGAATCTTGGGTGCCAGAGTGGTTACCGAGTTGGGTTCCATCGGGGGTTCGCTGGCATCGTCTTGGTAGTGTGGAGTAA
- the rnc gene encoding ribonuclease III, whose translation MSLPKPPLKQLEKSFGYTFKNRDALTQALTHRSAAAKHNERLEFLGDSVLGIIISEALFEQFPNIDEGDLSRMRATLVCGRSLAKLAQRFELGKFLVLGPGEMKSGGHRRESILADAVEALLGAMYLESDLNTCREVVLNWYSKQLAGIKPGASHKDPKTRLQEYLQGRQRALPIYEVVATQGQAHNQQFTVSCQVDGLEQPIRGTGTSRRKAEQHAATEALEQLIQQDNS comes from the coding sequence GTGAGTTTACCAAAACCACCACTGAAACAGCTTGAAAAATCATTTGGTTATACCTTCAAGAATCGTGATGCACTGACGCAGGCACTGACCCACCGTAGTGCTGCGGCGAAACACAATGAGCGCCTCGAGTTCCTTGGTGATTCAGTGTTAGGTATCATCATTAGTGAAGCGTTATTTGAACAATTCCCCAATATTGATGAAGGCGATTTAAGCCGTATGCGCGCCACGTTAGTGTGCGGGCGCAGCCTCGCAAAATTGGCGCAGCGTTTCGAATTAGGGAAATTCTTGGTGCTTGGCCCCGGTGAAATGAAAAGCGGCGGACATCGCCGTGAATCCATACTCGCTGATGCGGTAGAAGCATTACTGGGCGCCATGTATTTAGAAAGCGATTTAAACACGTGTCGTGAGGTTGTACTAAACTGGTATTCGAAACAGTTGGCAGGCATTAAGCCAGGCGCAAGCCATAAAGACCCGAAAACGCGTTTGCAAGAGTATTTGCAAGGGCGCCAGCGCGCACTCCCTATTTATGAAGTTGTCGCGACACAAGGGCAAGCACATAACCAACAATTTACCGTAAGTTGTCAAGTTGATGGGTTGGAACAGCCTATTCGTGGAACCGGCACAAGTCGCCGTAAAGCTGAACAGCACGCTGCAACCGAAGCACTTGAGCAACTTATTCAGCAGGATAATTCATGA
- the era gene encoding GTPase Era, with amino-acid sequence MTEPQYSSESAFVAIVGRPNVGKSTLLNRILGQKISITSSKPQTTRHRILGIETEGERQIVYVDTPGLHQDEKRAINRLMNRAASSSLSGVEVVLFVVEAGKWASDDEMVLNKLKKSERPVILVINKIDQFKDKTELLPYLQQLAEKHSFAEIIPLSAATGAQVEALREIVHKHARPGVHHFPEDYVTDRSLRFMVAEIIREKLMRFTGDELPYSTTVEIEQFKTAPSGTTHIHALILVERDGQKRMVIGAGGSKLKTIGTEARRDIEPLVGGKVHLQLWVKVKSGWADDERALRSLGYGED; translated from the coding sequence ATGACTGAACCGCAATACAGCTCAGAATCAGCGTTTGTAGCCATAGTAGGGCGCCCAAATGTTGGCAAATCAACGCTACTTAATCGTATTCTTGGGCAAAAAATTAGTATTACCTCAAGCAAGCCACAAACAACGCGCCACCGCATTTTAGGCATTGAAACCGAAGGCGAGCGCCAAATTGTTTATGTGGACACGCCAGGTCTTCACCAAGATGAAAAGCGCGCGATTAACCGTTTAATGAATCGAGCGGCGTCGAGCTCACTGAGTGGCGTTGAAGTTGTGCTATTTGTCGTAGAAGCGGGTAAGTGGGCCAGTGACGACGAAATGGTGCTGAATAAACTAAAAAAATCAGAGCGCCCGGTTATTTTGGTGATTAATAAAATTGACCAATTTAAAGACAAAACTGAGCTATTACCTTATTTGCAGCAGCTTGCCGAAAAGCATAGCTTCGCGGAAATTATCCCATTATCAGCAGCGACCGGCGCACAAGTCGAAGCCTTGCGAGAAATCGTGCACAAGCATGCACGTCCTGGCGTACATCATTTTCCAGAGGATTATGTGACCGACCGCTCGCTACGCTTTATGGTGGCTGAAATTATTCGTGAGAAACTGATGCGTTTTACCGGTGATGAGTTGCCGTACAGCACGACCGTTGAAATTGAGCAGTTCAAGACCGCACCATCAGGTACCACGCACATTCACGCACTCATACTGGTTGAGCGCGATGGCCAAAAACGCATGGTAATTGGTGCAGGTGGTAGCAAGTTAAAGACCATTGGTACCGAAGCGCGCCGCGATATCGAGCCACTGGTTGGTGGGAAAGTTCACTTGCAGTTATGGGTGAAAGTGAAATCGGGTTGGGCTGACGACGAGCGAGCTCTGCGTAGTTTGGGTTACGGCGAGGATTAA